The following are encoded in a window of Hydrogenobacter sp. genomic DNA:
- a CDS encoding ArsA family ATPase: MLLRVVLFGGKGGVGKSTLACATALKLAKEGKTLLISIDPAHSLSGILQTQIGKHLSQIKENLFAIELLAEDLVENYANKVLSALGEMLPSLKSGLEEYAKHLKHSPTALETAVLDRLADYFNEDFLFVVIDSAPTGQMLRLFQTLKTVRGWFSFLEKLAKEREKVETFMGREDRVLKLMKMRREKVERLANILMEKGIIFAVANEDPLSIDEAVELERQLLGFKVYRVMNKYKSEGRDFLKVKHLEKPYGIEKLSLLNIEDLLRVIEV, encoded by the coding sequence GTGCTGTTAAGGGTTGTGCTTTTCGGAGGGAAAGGTGGTGTCGGTAAAAGCACTTTAGCGTGCGCAACAGCTCTAAAGCTTGCTAAAGAAGGTAAAACTCTGTTAATTTCTATAGATCCTGCTCACTCTCTTTCGGGTATATTGCAAACACAGATAGGTAAGCATTTATCTCAAATAAAGGAAAATCTTTTTGCAATTGAATTACTTGCGGAGGATCTTGTTGAAAATTATGCAAATAAGGTACTTTCAGCGTTGGGTGAGATGCTACCATCTTTAAAGTCAGGTCTTGAAGAATACGCCAAGCATTTAAAACACTCTCCCACAGCTTTGGAGACTGCTGTACTTGACCGACTTGCTGATTACTTTAATGAAGACTTTCTGTTTGTGGTGATTGATAGCGCACCTACCGGACAAATGTTGAGGCTCTTTCAAACTTTGAAGACAGTAAGAGGGTGGTTTTCCTTTCTTGAAAAGTTGGCAAAAGAAAGGGAGAAGGTGGAAACCTTTATGGGAAGGGAGGATAGAGTTCTTAAACTTATGAAGATGAGGAGAGAAAAAGTGGAAAGGCTCGCAAATATTTTAATGGAAAAAGGGATAATCTTTGCTGTTGCTAACGAAGATCCACTCTCCATTGATGAAGCTGTTGAGCTTGAACGCCAACTTTTAGGTTTTAAAGTATATAGAGTTATGAACAAATACAAATCGGAAGGGAGAGATTTTCTAAAGGTGAAGCATCTGGAAAAACCTTACGGAATTGAAAAGCTCTCTTTGCTCAATATAGAGGATCTTTTACGAGTTATTGAGGTATAA
- a CDS encoding cory-CC-star protein, with the protein MDPLSQVREYFKSFIDIQFKKPVEVSRSYLRDILLFFLFVEYFGLDNPLGVYTIDLYPHLMEEFHIWHRSLGIEKTPFDFLPCC; encoded by the coding sequence GTGGATCCTCTCTCTCAAGTGAGGGAGTATTTCAAAAGTTTTATAGATATTCAGTTTAAAAAGCCTGTGGAGGTGTCCCGATCTTATCTCAGGGACATACTCCTCTTTTTCCTTTTTGTAGAATACTTTGGACTTGATAACCCCTTAGGTGTTTACACCATTGACCTTTATCCCCACTTAATGGAAGAATTTCATATTTGGCACAGGAGCTTAGGCATTGAAAAAACCCCCTTTGACTTTCTGCCGTGCTGTTAA
- a CDS encoding c-type cytochrome, with the protein MTALAQQKGCFACHDINTKKVGPAYKDVAKKFAGQPGAVDELAKRIKNGGVGTWGQVPMPPQNVTDEEAKELAQWILSLK; encoded by the coding sequence ATGACCGCTTTGGCTCAACAAAAAGGCTGTTTCGCATGTCATGATATAAATACAAAAAAAGTTGGACCAGCTTATAAGGATGTAGCCAAGAAGTTTGCAGGACAACCAGGTGCGGTTGACGAACTTGCCAAGCGTATAAAGAACGGAGGAGTAGGTACATGGGGTCAGGTGCCAATGCCACCTCAGAATGTCACCGACGAGGAGGCAAAGGAGTTAGCGCAGTGGATCCTCTCTCTCAAGTGA
- a CDS encoding YebC/PmpR family DNA-binding transcriptional regulator, producing the protein MAGHSHWAQIKHKKAKIDAQRGKIFSKLIREITVAVREGGPNPETNSRLRTAIENARKVNMPMETIERAIKKGSGELGGETYEEVVYEGYGPGGAAIMVITATDNRNRTTAEVRHVFSKYGGNLGSSGCVSYMFEKVGYMEIPKDALSEEELYEKAIEAGAEDIQVGETSYIVYTKPELLYTVKDYLSKWNIPVENANINYKPISSVQITDPETAKRLLKLLDALDDLDDVQMVISNFDIPEEVLKASA; encoded by the coding sequence ATGGCTGGTCATAGTCATTGGGCACAGATAAAACATAAAAAAGCTAAGATAGATGCTCAAAGGGGTAAGATATTTAGCAAACTAATAAGAGAGATAACTGTAGCTGTTAGGGAAGGGGGTCCAAATCCGGAAACAAACTCAAGGCTTAGAACTGCAATAGAGAATGCGAGAAAGGTGAATATGCCTATGGAGACTATAGAAAGAGCCATCAAGAAGGGATCTGGTGAACTCGGTGGTGAGACGTATGAAGAGGTGGTGTATGAAGGGTACGGTCCGGGAGGTGCAGCTATAATGGTTATCACCGCTACGGATAACAGAAACAGAACAACCGCAGAAGTAAGACATGTTTTCTCCAAGTATGGAGGGAACCTGGGTTCTTCCGGTTGTGTATCGTACATGTTTGAGAAGGTCGGATATATGGAAATTCCTAAGGATGCTTTGTCCGAAGAGGAACTTTACGAAAAGGCTATAGAGGCTGGAGCTGAGGATATACAAGTAGGTGAAACATCTTACATAGTCTATACTAAGCCAGAACTCTTATATACCGTTAAAGACTACCTCTCCAAATGGAATATTCCCGTAGAAAATGCAAACATAAATTACAAACCGATAAGCAGTGTGCAGATAACGGATCCGGAAACCGCCAAAAGACTGCTCAAACTTCTTGATGCTTTGGATGATCTTGACGATGTGCAAATGGTTATATCTAACTTTGATATACCGGAAGAAGTTCTTAAAGCATCAGCATGA
- a CDS encoding Rid family detoxifying hydrolase: MKPIYTQGAPNPVGPYSQAIVSGNFLFLSGQIGIDPQTGKLKDTFEEQVIQIFKNVDEILKCAGATRQNVVKVVVYMTDLSLFPLLNALYEDFFRDIDVKPARTTIGVSALPLGAYVEIDITAVLGQGKV, encoded by the coding sequence ATGAAGCCTATATACACTCAAGGAGCGCCAAATCCGGTAGGTCCTTATTCACAGGCTATAGTAAGCGGGAATTTTCTATTTCTTTCCGGTCAGATAGGTATAGATCCGCAGACAGGTAAACTGAAGGATACTTTTGAAGAGCAAGTAATACAGATATTTAAAAATGTGGATGAGATATTGAAGTGTGCAGGTGCAACGAGGCAAAATGTGGTTAAAGTTGTGGTTTATATGACTGATCTTTCGCTCTTTCCTCTACTAAATGCGCTGTACGAGGATTTTTTCCGTGATATAGATGTAAAACCGGCAAGAACTACCATAGGTGTGAGCGCTCTACCTTTAGGCGCTTATGTTGAGATAGATATCACCGCTGTCTTAGGGCAGGGAAAAGTATAA